The following are encoded in a window of Castanea sativa cultivar Marrone di Chiusa Pesio chromosome 9, ASM4071231v1 genomic DNA:
- the LOC142609391 gene encoding UPF0481 protein At3g47200-like codes for MEHVISMEFDSRKGIRREAGETCSGATEEVQTQNIAIETTKLKERFKTVMEARKNVFRQSRTPKIQKVIFLLRDHKDFKKYFEPRMVSFGPIHHGKENYQLGEKHKLVLTYEFIKDSGNTIQEVYKKVEENIKELRECFEEEVTKGYDDEALAWLLFVDGCAILQYIIYCANSTIKFKELSINNDSVAFGQQDLFLLENQLPYILLEWLMSLSMRKMELENSINRFINGFVKVQNNQHSNCCQNWLSKQLWQSVFKQQQGDSRCSLQSQDQTITVDIMEPKPKPIHLLDKLRTSLLAKHGGQRVPKIDPKSTQKSDQNDDWQSYRNVQELQAAGIYLKRSKNDSFSLSDIYFSTLFPCFGFLWLPPIKVDDSTGPKFFNLIAYEMCPDFDNDYGVTSYISFLDSLIDEANDVKELRKVGVLQNLLGSDQEVAQLFNEIGTDLVPNPEIYAEVRSSIQKYYKNKFLTWTSQVIHDHFSSPWTILAFIAAIFALILSTLQTWYTVPWLNELV; via the coding sequence ATGGAGCATGTTATTTCCATGGAGTTCGATTCGAGGAAGGGTATCAGAAGAGAAGCCGGAGAAACATGCAGCGGCGCCACTGAGGAGGTTCAAACACAGAACATTGCAATCGAAACTACCAAGCTGAAAGAAAGGTTCAAAACAGTGATGGAGGCTAGAAAAAATGTATTCCGTCAATCTCGAACACCAAAGATACAAAAGGTTATATTCTTGCTGCGAGATCACAAGGATTTCAAGAAGTACTTTGAGCCTCGAATGGTATCATTCGGCCCTATCCATCATGGTAAGGAAAATTATCAGCTAGGAGAGAAGCACAAGCTTGTATTGACATATGAGTTCATTAAAGATAGTGGCAACACTATACAAGAAGTATACAAGAAGGTTGAGGAGAATATCAAGGAATTGAGGGAATGCTTTGAGGAAGAGGTGACCAAAGGCTATGATGATGAGGCACTCGCTTGGCTCTTGTTCGTGGATGGCTGTGCAATACTACAGTACATCATATACTGTGCTAATAGTACTATCAAGTTCAAAGAGTTGAGTATAAACAATGACAGTGTAGCCTTTGGACAACAAGATTTGTTTTTGCTGGAGAATCAGCTTCCCTATATTCTCCTTGAATGGTTGATGAGTTTGAGTATGAGGAAAATGGAGTTGGAGAATTCGATTAATAGATTCATTAATGGGTTCGTTAAGGTACAAAACAATCAGCATTCAAATTGCTGCCAAAATTGGTTATCAAAGCAACTCTGGCAGAGTGTATTCAAGCAGCAACAAGGAGACAGCCGTTGCTCACTGCAGTCACAAGATCAAACAATAACAGTGGATATTATggagcccaagcccaagcccattcATCTTCTCGACAAACTAAGGACAAGTCTCTTGGCTAAGCATGGTGGACAACGGGTTCCTAAAATCGACCCAAAGAGTACTCAAAAGTCAGATCAAAACGACGATTGGCAATCCTATCGCAATGTTCAGGAGCTTCAAGCAGCAGGTATCTATTTGAAACGCAGTAAAAATGATAGCTTTAGTTTGAGTGACATATATTTTAGTACATTATTCCCTTGTTTCGGATTTCTCTGGCTTCCTCCAATTAAAGTAGATGACTCAACCGGGCCCAAGTTTTTCAATTTGATAGCCTACGAGATGTGCCCGGATTTCGACAATGATTATGGGGTCACCTCTTACATATCCTTCCTCGATTCACTCATTGATGAAGCCAACGACGTTAAGGAGCTAAGGAAAGTAGGGGTACTCCAAAACCTTCTTGGCAGCGACCAAGAAGTGGCTCAACTCTTCAACGAGATAGGCACCGACTTGGTGCCCAACCCCGAAATATATGCCGAGGTCAGATCCAGTATACAGAAGTACTACAAGAACAAGTTCTTGACCTGGACATCTCAAGTCATTCACGACCATTTCAGTAGCCCCTGGACGATCTTAGCTTTCATTGCCGCAATTTTTGCACTTATTCTCAGTACTTTACAAACTTGGTACACGGTCCCCTGGCTTAATGAACTGGTATAA